A window of the Harpia harpyja isolate bHarHar1 chromosome 25, bHarHar1 primary haplotype, whole genome shotgun sequence genome harbors these coding sequences:
- the LOC128135814 gene encoding LOW QUALITY PROTEIN: protein PRRC2A-like (The sequence of the model RefSeq protein was modified relative to this genomic sequence to represent the inferred CDS: inserted 2 bases in 2 codons; deleted 4 bases in 3 codons; substituted 1 base at 1 genomic stop codon), whose product HCSPAPWGGPPPLPQMNFDPRWMMIPPTWTPAXCRAGPPPVDFYPPGVHPSGLLPRERSDSGGSGSEPFERPPPLLRERGTPPGDPKLPWGGDAFAPPEPRALPSPLRPPEEDEKGLRSETPPSACGTPGLPPRTPAPTRPSPKTGGPRPCTASPPARSPPGPAPPGPPAWPCPPPPPPAPNPRPGGRGGPPGAAPPHCHHPPAPLQGGPKKPPPPEPPSPPRRRRRRRRRRGGPPRRRGGPGARSGPPRPPPRPPQAPPGRGRDADGDALGPPPRRPPPPPPRGTPREAPPPRRPHQEAPPQRGGGPAGGGGGAPPPQGPRAPRQRPPQAPQGQARPQRRRPPPPQGRGGRAGGGGGGSGGVPVPPAPRGRLRAGGAASGGRGRARGGRGGVLRPGPGLSGGLRGPGAGGGGGPRPQPRVPQLPGGPLLPARGGEGGRGRRPPPRPPPSRRRRRRRPPPRGGSETRSEGSEYEEVPPRRRQRGSETGSETLDSDKEAPPRRAGPPRPRPAPPLPPPAPPXPSPAPGGGRGRVFTPRGVPSRRGRGGGGGGGGRAAPPRRLEPPRQEGGRRREGEGGREPRPPQGRGGRRGAAPPRRRHGRAQQQDKPPRFRRLKQEQAARMGGPPRRRRRPRRPPRRKRGPPPGPGPGPGPGRGRPPPGARSPDLSNHNSDQANEEWETASESSDVGERRGGAEREPAPXGPPRAEPPPARPPPAELSLAQRKELSKRSFSSQRPGGRAAGAAGRGGRGGRDPQRRRRRRQQPPPGSGAGGAAGAGAAEEEEEEREEPGWAGGRGGEKRGWPSPKNRSRNAEEPTPGLALPPPPSASAVFRLDRVVPSDPGGIRRALAQLGARPRPAPPHGKGGGPPAPGLPPLPPPPCPCRPTSPAGPRPRSSPRAALPGAAGARCAPWPPSATSPWSAASWPSAASGAPASEDPLGCPGFGDPKQDGPGEPRGRTGPAEGLTPHIWNRLQTSAAPKPFAPGQAWIEPLGAFEDVASTEMSQSDSGVELSGDSQSSSAACSQRSSPDGGLKAPAPPAAAGGGSRDGGQPGPPLHEGPKEQRRRLPPREEKKICTPPAAPPDPIGTERSQRAEKAKAPPEEPGRGARTSAFPGGGPDAWVPPPATTGATGGAGHLGPPPRERPPSPRAAPWGRARRRRCPPPLRSMLPPGTGRCCPGGAPSPTGRAPRPPQPGLPSPRAQPPPGTPPGPGQRLYPELFYGGAGAVGQVPSTPVESQLGTGSSFRPGTPSLNPYRPVFVAGAGLPPLPLKGPFVEFPAMGGPDLAKLGGAGGLLYPPAPPFLYSPPFCPTRPCSRCGRS is encoded by the exons GCCTGCGGGaccccggggctccccccccgTACGCCGGCGCCTACCCGGCCTTCGCCGAAAACGGGGGGCCCCCGCCCCTGCACCGCTTCCCCCCCGGCGAggagcccccccggcccggccccccctgGCCCGCCGGCCTGgccctgccccccgccgccgccccccgccccgaacCCCCGCCcagggggacggggggggccccccggagccgcccccccccactgccaccaccccccggccccccttCAAGGAGGCCCCAAAAAGCcgcccccccccgagccccccagccccccaaggaggaggcgacggcggcggcgacggcggggGGGCCCCCCAAGGAGGAGGGGGGGTCCCGGCGCCCGgagcggccccccccgcccccccccccgacccccacaagcccccccggggcgggggcgggacgCGGACGGAGACGCGCTggggcccccgccccgccggcccccgccgccccccccccgaggAACCCCCCGAGAAgcccccccgccgcgccggccccaTCAAGAAGCCCCCCCCCAAAGAGGAGGggggcccgccggcggcggcggaggagcccccccgccccaaggCCCCCGAGCCCCCCGGCAAAgacccccccaggccccccaaGGCCAAGCCCGCCCTCAACGGCgccggccccccccaccccaaggacGGGGGGGgcgcgccggcggcggggggggcgggagcgggggggtcCCCGTCCCGCCGGCGCCGCGAGGCCGCCTACGAGCGGGGGGGGCGGCTtcgggggggcgggggcgcgcccggggggggcgagggggagtACTTCGCCCGGGGCCGGGGCTTTCGGGGGGCTTacgggggccgggggcggggggcgggggggggccgcggccgcaGCCGCGAGTTCCGCAGCTACCGGGGGGACCCCTTCTACCGGCCCGAGGAGGGGAAGGCGGCCGGGggcgccggccccccccccggcccccccccagccgccgccgccgccgccgccgcccccccccgcgggggGGCAGCGAGACGCGCAGCGAGGGCTCGGAGTACGAGGAGGTGcccccccgccggcgccagcgcggctccGAGACGGGCTCCGAGACCCTCGACAGCGACAAGgaggcccccccccgccgggccggccccccccgcccccggcctgcccccccgcttcccccccccgccccgc ggccgagcccggcgccgggggggggccgcggccgcgtCTTCACCCCCCGGGGGGTGCCTTCGCGCCGGGgccgcggaggcggggggggcggcggcgggcgggcggccccccCCCGGCGGCTGGAGCCCCCCCGGCAAGAAGGCGGACGCCGCCGAGAAGGAGAAGGCGGCCGAGAGCCACGACCCCCCcaagggcggggggggcggcgcggagcggccccCCCGCGGCGCCGGCACGGCCGAGCGCAGCAGCAGGACAAGCCCCCCCGCTTCCGCCGCCTGAAGCAGGAGCAGGCGGCCAGGATgggggggccgccccgccgccgccgccgcccccgccgccccccccggagGAAGcgggggcccccccccggccccggccccggccccggccccggccgcgggcggcccccccccggcgcccgcTCCCCCGACCTCTCCAACCACAACTCGGACCAGGCCAACGAGGAGTGGGAGACGGCCTCGGAGAGCAGCGACGTGGGGGAGCGCCGGGGGGGGGCCGAGAGGGAGCCGGCCC GGGGGCCCCCCCGCGCagagccccccccggcccggccccccccggccgaGCTCAGCCTGGCCCAGCGCAAGGAGCTCTCCAAGCGAAGCTTCTCCAGCCAGCGGCCGGGGGGCCgagcggccggggcggcgggccgggggggccgggggggccgggacccccaacggcggcggcggcggcggcagcaacccccccccggcagcggtgcggggggggcggccggagcgggggcggccgaggaggaggaggaggagcgggaggaGCCGGGGTGGgccggcggccggggaggggagaagagggggTGGCCTTCGCCCAAAAACCGCAG ccgtaACGCGGAGGAGCCGACCCCGGGGCTggcgctgccgccccccccctcGGCCTCGGCCGTCTTCCGCCTGGACCGGGTGGTGCCCAGCGACCCGGGCGGGATCCGCCGCGCCCTCGCCCAGCtgggggcccggccccgccccgccccgccccacggCAAGGGGGGAGGCCCCCCTGCCCCCggcctgccccccctgccccccccgccctgcccctgCCGCCCTACGAGCCCCGCGGGACCCCGGCCTCGGAGCAG CCCCCGAGCCGCCCTTCCTGGAGCCGCCGGAGCCCGCTGCGCCCCATGGCCGCCCTCCGCGACGTCCCCGTGGTCGGCGGCTTCTTGGCCAAGCGCCGCGAGCGGGGCCCCCGCAAGC gag gaccccctgggCTGCCCCGGCTTTGGGGACCCCAAGCAGGACGGGCCGGGGGAGCCGCGGGGGAGGACGGGCCCGGCCGAGGGGCTGACCCCGCACATCTGGAACCGCCTGCAGACCA GTGCCGCCCCGAAGCCCTTCGCCCCCGGCCAGGCCTGGATCGAGCCCCTCGGCGCCTTCGAGGATGTGGCCAGCACCGag atgagCCAGTCCGACAGCGGCGTGGAGCTGAGCGGGGACTCGCAGTCGTCCTCGGCCGCCTGCAGCCAGCGCAGCTCCCCCGACGGGGGGCTCaaagccccggccccccccgccgcagcaGGGGGGGGCAGCCGGGATGGGGGGCAGCCGGGCCCCCCCCTCCACGAGGGGCCCAAGGAGCAGAGGCGCCGCCTGCCCCCCCGCGAGGAGAAGAAG ATCTGcaccccccccgcggcccccccggACCCCATCGGCACCGAGCGCTCCCAGCGCGCCGAGAAAGCCAAAGCCCCTCCCGAGGAACCGGGCCGGGGGGCCCGGACGTCGGCGttccccgggggggggccggACGCTTGGGTCCCCCCACCCGCCACCACGGGGGCAACGGGGGGGGCCGGACACttgggcccccccccccgagaacGACCCCCGTCGCCGCGGGCAGCGCCGTGGGGAAGAGCGAGAAGGaggcgctgcccccccccgctgcG ctCGATGCTGCCCCCCGGGACTGGGAGGtgctgcccggggggggcccccagccccacggggcgGGCCCCGaggcccccccagcccggccTCCCGAGCCCAAGggcccagccccccccggggaccccccccggacCCGGCCAGCGCCTCTACCCTGAGCTCTTCTACGGCGGGGCCGGCGCCGTGGGTCAg gtccccagcacccccGTGGAGTCCCAGCTGGGCACCGGCAGCAGCTTCCGCCCCGGGACCCCCTCCCTGAACCCCTACAG GCCGGTGTTCGTGGCGGGGGCGgggctcccccccctccccctcaaGGGCCCCTTCGTGGAGTTCCCGGCCATGGGGGGGCCCGACCTGGCcaagctg gggggggccggggggctgctctacccgcccgccccccccttcctctacAGCCCCCCCTTCTGCCCGACCCGCCCCTGCTCCAG GTGCGGCAGGAGCTGA